TGCGTTATCGAATCGTTTAGGTGACGTAGCTTTTTTATTAGCAATTGCTTGAATATTAAATTATGGAagatgaaattatatttattatttagatataataaataaagatatagaaatatttattattggGGGTTTAATTATATTAGCAGCAATAACAAAAAGAGCTCAAATTCCTTTTTCTTCCTGGTTACCTGCGGCTATAGCAGCCCCGACTCCGGTATCAGCTTTAGTTCATTCATCAACTTTAGTAACTGCTGGGGTATATTTATTAATTCgttttagaaatttattattaagtttatctgtaagaaaaattttgttattaatcTCTGGTTTAACAATATTTATAGCGGGGTTAGGGGcaaattatgaatttgatttaaaaaaaattattgcattatCAACTTTAAGACAATTAGGGTTaataataagaattttatcATTTGGTTATataaaattagctttttttcatttattaacACATGCCTTATTTAAGGCTTTACTATTTATATGTGCAGGAGCAATTAttcataatataattaataatcAAGATATTCGATTTATAGGGTGTTTAAGAGGTTTAATGCCTATAACTGTGATATGTATAAGAGTAGCTAATTTAGCTTTATGTGGAATACCTTTTTTAGCAGGATTTTATTCTAaggatttaattttagaaattgtttATAGTAATGTATTTAATTTAAGAGTTTTTATATTATTTGTGGTATCTACAGGATTAACTGTTATATATTCATTTCGTTTAGTGTTTTATGCATTAACtggaataataaatattttttcttatcatCCAATAAATGATAGAAGCTGGGTTATATTAAAAAGAATAACAGGATTATTGGTAATAGCTGTTATTGGGGGAAGCATATTAATATGAGTAATATTTCCCACCCCTTATATGATTTGTCTTCCATCTTCTTTGAAAATATTAACATTAGAGATTTGTATTTTAGGAGGTCTTTTAGGATATTTAATTTCTAAtgttagtttatttttttttaataaggcttttatttacttcaaaataagATGGTTTTTAGGGTCTATATGGTTTATACCAACATTATCAACATTAGgtataattttttatccattaaaattAGGGTATTACTTAATCAAAAATTTAGATCAAGGATGGAGAGAATATTTTGGTGGCCAAAATCTATATAAATTAGCAGTTATAAATTCCTCtataattgaaaaaatacaaaataattatttaaaaatttatttattattaatatttatttgatttttagtattattttttattttattaattattaattagtaTATTATTCAGATAGCTTAAATAAGAGCATAATATTGAAGCTATTAAggtgatttataaatctttgaatattttaataattaaatttagtaatttataaaacaaatgtttatttttataatgaaaatataatgttttattttaaactatataaataaagaaataaatggaGTTTAACCATTAAAGTAAAAAGTTAGCAGCTTTTTCTTGAACaccatttcttttcttttaattggAATCTTATTCAATGATATCATTAACAGTGATATACCTCTTTTTGGtttcaattaataattaataattgttatttattAATTGGATTGGGTTATATAAggatttaaataaatcaatctTTTAGGTCGAAACTAACTGCATAATTGCTTCTTATATTAAGGGCAATTGGATTCAATActttttaaatgcaaattaaaTGTTATAATTAACTATACCCCTAATTAAACAGTTCAATTTAAGGCTCCTTGATATCATTCATGAAATAAgccaataattaaaattaataagaaaataattcttGTTCATATTCAAATAGAAatgttagaaattttaaaagataaaattataGGGAGAAGCAAGgcaatttcaatatcaaaaattaaaaaaataattccaattaagtaaaattgaagAGAAAAGGGAAGTCGAGAGTTAACTTTTGGGTCAAATCCACATTCAAATGGAGAATTCTTTTCTCGatcaataattgtttttttagaAAGAATAGAGGCTAAGCCTATTACAacaaaactaattaaaaagacaatagaagtaattattaataaagagaaaattatttatact
This window of the Phlebotomus papatasi isolate M1 unplaced genomic scaffold, Ppap_2.1 HiC_scaffold_250, whole genome shotgun sequence genome carries:
- the LOC129809032 gene encoding LOW QUALITY PROTEIN: NADH-ubiquinone oxidoreductase chain 5-like (The sequence of the model RefSeq protein was modified relative to this genomic sequence to represent the inferred CDS: substituted 6 bases at 6 genomic stop codons) — protein: IIKFISICSISFLLLFTVRLTLFYYSLILLNYDYSYFIEXEIINLGRLNIVITLILDXIRLIFISFVLLISRLVIFYRKDYIGEDKNINRFIILVLIFVCSIILLIIRPNLVSILLGXDGLGLVSYCLVIYFQNVKSYNAGILTALSNRLGDVAFLLAIAXILNYGRXNYIYYLDIINKDIEIFIIGGLIILAAITKRAQIPFSSWLPAAIAAPTPVSALVHSSTLVTAGVYLLIRFRNLLLSLSVRKILLLISGLTIFIAGLGANYEFDLKKIIALSTLRQLGLIIRILSFGYIKLAFFHLLTHALFKALLFICAGAIIHNIINNQDIRFIGCLRGLMPITVICIRVANLALCGIPFLAGFYSKDLILEIVYSNVFNLRVFILFVVSTGLTVIYSFRLVFYALTGIINIFSYHPINDRSWVILKRITGLLVIAVIGGSILIXVIFPTPYMICLPSSLKILTLEICILGGLLGYLISNVSLFFFNKAFIYFKIRWFLGSIWFIPTLSTLGIIFYPLKLGYYLIKNLDQGWREYFGGQNLYKLAVINSSIIEKIQNNYLKIYLLLIFI